A region from the Cyprinus carpio isolate SPL01 chromosome A8, ASM1834038v1, whole genome shotgun sequence genome encodes:
- the LOC109059212 gene encoding mitofusin-2-like, with protein sequence MSLVFPRPYTSVLGKKDKRLMAEVNASPLKHFVTAKKKINGIFEQLGAYIKESSAFLEETYSNEELDPVTTEEQVAEVRGYLSKVAGIGEVLSRRHMKVVFFGRTSNGKSSVINAMLWDKVLPSGIGHTTNCFLRVEGTDGNEAFLLTEGSDERKSVKTVNQLAHALHQDEDLDAGSLVCVMWPKAKCALLRDDLVLVDSPGIDVTTELDSWIDKFCLDADVFVLVANSESTLMQTEKSFFHKVNERLSSPNIFILNNRWDASASEPEYMEEVRRQHMDRCTSFLVDELRVVDRAQASDRIFFISAKEALQARVQKAQGMPEAGGALAEGFQARMFEFQNFERRFEECISQSAVKTKFEQHTMRAKQISEALRLIMDSVHIAAQEQRIHCFEEKEEREDRLEFIDKQLDLLTLDCKSKIKKITEEVEKQVSNAMAEEIRRLAVLVDDFHVDFHPSQVVLKVYKNELHKHIEDGLGRNMSERCSSAITAALQNTQTEMIEGLKPLLPIGIREQVDMIVPRQCFALSYDLNCDKLCSDFQEDIGFHFSLGWTMLVNRFLGPKNTLNQVCVLCCQVPRPLAITPVSTSMPPFPQGSMTQEELMVSMVTGLASLTSRTSMGIIVVGGVIWKAVGWRLIALSVGLYGLLYVYERLTWTTRAKERAFKRQFVEYASEKLQLIVSYTGSNCSHQVQQELAGTFSQLCQQVDVTRQQLDDEIQDLNSKIEQLDGLQSKAKLLRNKAGWLDSELNMFTQQYLQQGR encoded by the exons ATGTCTCTGGTTTTCCCGCGACCCTATACCAGTGTGCTCGGCAAGAAGGACAAGCGACTCATGGCTGAGGTGAACGCCTCCCCGCTCAAACACTTCGTCACCGCCAAGAAGAAGATCAACGGCATCTTTGAACAGCTGGGCGCCTACATCAAAGAAAGCTCAGCCTTTCTGGAAG AAACCTACAGCAATGAGGAACTGGATCCTGTCACTACAGAGGAGCAGGTGGCGGAGGTGCGAGGGTACCTGTCCAAAGTGGCAGGGATCGGGGAGGTCCTGTCCCGCAGACACATGAAGGTGGTCTTCTTTGGCAG GACAAGTAACGGGAAGAGCTCTGTCATTAACGCCATGCTCTGGGACAAAGTGCTGCCGTCTGGAATCGGACACACCACCAACTGCTTCCTACGAGTGGAAGGAACCGATGGGAATGAGGCTTTCCTGCTCACAGAAGGATCGGATGAAAGAAAGAGTGTTAAA acAGTGAACCAGTTGGCCCATGCCTTACATCAGGATGAGGATTTGGACGCAGGCAGTCTGGTGTGTGTCATGTGGCCTAAAGCGAAGTGTGCGCTGCTGCGGGATGACCTGGTGCTTGTGGACAG CCCTGGCATTGATGTCACAACAGAGTTGGACAGCTGGATTGACAAATTCTGCCTTGATGCTGATGTTTTTGTGCTGGTGGCCAATTCAGAGTCCACTTTAATGCAAACA GAAAAGTCATTCTTTCACAAAGTGAACGAGCGCCTCTCCAGCCCCAATATCTTCATCCTGAACAACCGCTGGGACGCCTCCGCCAGCGAGCCCGAGTACATGGAAGAG GTGAGACGGCAGCACATGGACCGCTGCACTAGTTTTTTAGTGGATGAGCTGCGGGTGGTGGACCGCGCTCAGGCCAGCGACCGGATCTTCTTCATCTCTGCTAAAGAGGCTCTTCAGGCGCGTGTCCAGAAAGCCCAGGGGATGCCTGAAGCAG GTGGTGCTCTGGCTGAAGGGTTTCAAGCGCGAATGTTTGAGTTTCAGAACTTTGAAAGGCGTTTTGAG GAGTGCATCTCGCAGTCAGCAGTGAAGACTAAGTTCGAGCAGCACACGATGAGAGCCAAGCAGATTTCTGAAGCTCTGCGTCTGATAATGGACTCTGTGCACATTGCAGCTCAAGAGCAGAG GATTCATTGTTTCGAGGAGAAAGAGGAGAGGGAAGACAGGCTGGAGTTCATTGATAAACAGCTGGATCTGCTCACTCTGGACTGCAAGAGCAAAATCAAGAAGATCACAGAGGAGGTGGAGAAGCAG GTGTCTAACGCCATGGCAGAGGAGATCCGGAGACTGGCTGTGCTAGTGGACGACTTCCACGTAGACTTTCATCCTTCACAAGTGGTGCTCAAAGTATATAAGAAC GAGCTGCACAAGCACATAGAGGACGGTCTGGGCAGGAATATGTCTGAGAGATGCTCCAGTGCGATAACGGCAGCGCTGCAAAACACACAGACTGAGATGATAG AGGGCCTGAAGCCCCTGCTGCCCATCGGGATTCGAGAGCAGGTGGATATGATTGTGCCCAGACAGTGCTTCGCCCTCAGCTACGACCTCAACTGTGACAAACTCTGCAGCGACTTCCAGGAAGACATCGGCTTCCACTTCTCCCTGGGCTGGACCATGCTAGTCAACCGCTTCCTGGGTCCCAAAAACACAC TCAAtcaagtgtgtgttttgtgttgtcaGGTTCCCAGGCCTCTGGCCATCACTCCGGTCAGCACCAGTATGCCTCCTTTCCCTCAAGGATCCATGACCCAGGAAGAGCTTATGGTTTCTATGGTCACAGGATTGGCATCACTCACCTCTCGGACATCAATGGGCATTATAGTCGTGGGAGGAGTG atCTGGAAGGCGGTGGGCTGGAGGCTCATCGCTCTGTCTGTGGGTCTCTATGGGCTGCTGTATGTTTACGAGAGGCTCACCTGGACCACAAGGGCCAAAGAGAGAGCATTTAAAAGACAGTTTGTGGAGTACGCCAGCGAGAAGCTGCAGCTCATCGTCAGCTACACGGGATCCAACTGCAGCCATCAGGTTCAGCA GGAGCTGGCCGGCACCTTCTCTCAGCTCTGTCAGCAGGTGGACGTGACCAGACAGCAGCTGGACGATGAAATTCAGGATTTGAACAGCAAGATCGAACAGTTGGACGGCCTGCAGAGTAAAGCCAAGCTGCTCAG GAATAAAGCTGGCTGGCTGGACAGTGAACTCAACATGTTTACCCAGCAGTACCTTCAACAGGGCCGATAG